The Fragaria vesca subsp. vesca linkage group LG2, FraVesHawaii_1.0, whole genome shotgun sequence genome includes a window with the following:
- the LOC101298393 gene encoding uncharacterized protein LOC101298393, which translates to MSTSTNSVTEEQLHAFYRIDREIFSRLVVSFMRDPAESLMVMALWQWLEKDYRNILVKMSGLADNIVNGLADEAVLCLRCLDHTTSNSSLLCLVPNGGMILTSTLTQKEITLHMFIQNRYTTICGVKNFLTNVCARIFTDILQRVLPGANPILSQFIHPQQPLVIPGFPHPVFGALNVMPKFVTDFTPTGGLWGWSPSIELSVDDKTMFLTFSRGFHVSVEEVKQLFSNVLGMERCVEDVDMENVPSDEQPLYAKMVLSSVKLVDKILKGNRVAKFRINGKHIWARKYERRD; encoded by the coding sequence ATGAGTACCTCCACTAATAGTGTCACCGAAGAACAACTTCACGCTTTCTATAGGATTGATCGAGAGATCTTCTCTCGATTGGTCGTGAGCTTCATGCGTGACCCAGCTGAATCTCTTATGGTCATGGCCTTATGGCAATGGCTGGAGAAGGACTACCGCAACATCCTAGTCAAGATGTCGGGGCTTGCTGACAACATAGTCAATGGCTTGGCTGATGAAGCTGTGCTTTGCTTGAGGTGTTTGGACCACACTACTAGTAACAGCTCTCTTTTATGTCTAGTGCCAAACGGTGGAATGATCCTCACCTCTACGCTCACGCAGAAGGAAATCACACTCCATATGTTCATTCAGAACAGATACACCACAATCTGTGGGGTAAAGAATTTTCTCACTAATGTTTGTGCTCGTATTTTTACCGATATTTTGCAGAGGGTTTTGCCTGGTGCGAATCCGATACTGTCACAGTTTATTCATCCACAGCAGCCCCTTGTGATTCCGGGATTTCCACATCCAGTTTTTGGTGCCCTCAATGTAATGCCTAAATTTGTTACAGACTTTACTCCCACAGGAGGGCTATGGGGCTGGAGTCCATCTATTGAGTTATCTGTCGATGATAAGACTATGTTTCTCACATTCTCTAGGGGGTTTCATGTGTCAGTGGAAGAAGTGAAGCAGCTTTTTTCAAATGTTCTTGGGATGGAGAGGTGTGTTGAAGATGTGGACATGGAAAATGTTCCTTCGGATGAACAACCATTGTATGCTAAAATGGTGTTATCTTCTGTCAAACTTGTTGATAAGATCTTGAAAGGGAATCGCGTCGCAAAGTTTCGGATCAATGGCAAGCACATTTGGGCACGAAAATATGAACGCCGAGACTAG
- the LOC101298683 gene encoding probable L-type lectin-domain containing receptor kinase S.5-like has product MGSVTSGEGYLSLTPEQQESNSSSSSVLPLYKVGRVLYRYPVPAWSSYFSTTFTVRISAFANTTGSGDGMAFVFAQDSSPSPPDSYGSFLGLLDRSTEGGVIKQLGIELDTFMNQEFDPDDNHIAIDTTSIMDPVAIQSLTSSGINLKSGRDIKFSIEYDGWNQILHVSAGYSENPLVTILNHSISMFDSTVPSFVYVGFTASTGTLPESHQVRDWVFTSLKLPNPSPPGNDKVHKRKTRNIWLVDVPVFLCVLVLIAFTYPLIMRVVKRNHCGGNEREDIESRTRKAVNAPKMFSYKEISRATQNFSKENLIGAGAFGVVYKGIIPDDIDVPPKTIAVKRITATSKQGEREYFAEICTIGRLRHKNIVQLQGWCNENENRCLIYEFMPNGSLDRYIGKGILDWKTRYNILTGLASALLYLHEECGTPVVHRDIKPNNVMLDSDYNAHLGDFGLARLMLQDPEFTIPLAGTPGYLAPEVLGFAGKATPESDVYSFGMVVLEVVCGRRSKGIFDDYSLVENVWNLYAKDELLECVDQVVFDGKFEEEQVKRTLIVGLACLHTDFTLRPKIRKVVQILMNPNEPLLDLPDTRPRPSAVYLSVSSSAPRTTNFDSATMMI; this is encoded by the exons ATGGGATCAGTGACTTCAGGTGAAGGGTATTTGAGTCTCACACCAGAACAACAAGAGAGCAACTCAAGTTCTTCATCGGTTTTACCGTTATACAAAGTTGGGAGGGTTTTGTATCGGTACCCAGTTCCGGCATGGTCTTCTTATTTCTCCACAACCTTCACTGTCAGGATTTCGGCTTTCGCAAATACAACTGGCTCTGGAGATGGAATGGCATTTGTTTTTGCTCAGGATAGTAGTCCTTCTCCTCCTGATAGCTATGGCTCATTTCTTGGACTCCTAGACAGATCAACAGAAG GTGGGGTGATTAAGCAATTGGGAATTGAGCTAGACACTTTCATGAACCAAGAGTTCGATCCAGATGACAATCACATTGCCATTGACACAACAAGCATTATGGACCCAGTTGCAATACAGAGTCTCACCAGTTCAGGCATCAACCTCAAGAGTGGAAGAGACATCAAGTTCAGTATTGAGTATGATGGTTGGAACCAAATCCTCCATGTTTCAGCTGGCTACTCTGAGAACCCACTAGTCACCATCTTAAACCATTCAATCTCCATGTTTGACAGTACTGTTCCGAGCTTCGTCTATGTTGGTTTCACAGCCTCTACTGGAACTCTGCCTGAGAGCCACCAAGTCCGGGATTGGGTTTTCACCTCCCTTAAGTTGCCAAATCCTAGTCCTCCTGGGAATGACAAAGTGCATAAGAGAAAGACCAGGAACATTTGGCTTGTTGATGTGCCTGTTTTTCTATGTGTGTTGGTTTTGATTGCCTTTACTTACCCTTTGATAATGAGAGTTGTGAAGAGAAATCACTGTGGTGGGAATGAGAGAGAAGACATAGAAAGCAGGACAAGAAAAGCTGTAAATGCCCCTAAAATGTTTAGTTACAAGGAAATTTCAAGGGCCACCCAGAACTTCAGCAAGGAAAATCTGATTGGGGCAGGTGCATTTGGAGTTGTATACAAAGGCATCATACCAGATGACATTGATGTTCCTCCTAAAACTATTGCTGTCAAGAGGATCACAGCAACCTCCAAACAAG GGGAAAGGGAGTACTTTGCAGAAATATGCACAATTGGGCGCCTAAGGCACAAGAACATTGTACAACTCCAAGGCTGGTGTAACGAAAACGAAAATCGTTGCTTGATCTATGAATTCATGCCTAATGGGAGCCTCGACCGTTACATTGGAAAGGGCATCCTTGATTGGAAAACAAGGTACAATATCTTAACAGGTTTGGCATCAGCATTGCTGTACCTCCATGAAGAATGTGGCACCCCTGTGGTACACAGAGACATTAAACCCAACAATGTGATGTTGGACTCTGATTACAACGCTCATCTAGGTGACTTTGGCCTAGCAAGACTAATGCTACAAGATCCCGAGTTTACGATTCCCCTAGCCGGTACTCCCGGGTACTTGGCCCCGGAAGTGCTAGGGTTCGCGGGAAAAGCTACCCCGGAATCGGATGTCTATAGCTTTGGAATGGTGGTGCTAGAAGTGGTGTGTGGGAGAAGATCAAAGGGTATCTTCGACGACTATAGTTTAGTAGAAAATGTATGGAATTTGTACGCGAAAGACGAGCTGCTCGAGTGTGTGGATCAAGTAGTGTTTGATGGGAAATTTGAGGAAGAACAAGTGAAGAGGACATTGATTGTTGGCCTTGCTTGCTTGCACACAGATTTTACGCTCAGACCAAAGATAAGGAAGGTGGTGCAGATTTTGATGAACCCAAATGAGCCTCTACTGGATTTGCCAGATACAAGGCCAAGGCCTAGTGCAGTATATCTATCAGTATCTTCTTCTGCTCCCAGAACCACTAATTTTGACTCTGCTACCATGATGATATAG
- the LOC101313089 gene encoding probable sugar phosphate/phosphate translocator At5g25400-like — translation MGKGGSLSEGVIKKILLSYTYVAIWIFLSFTVIVYNKYILDKKMYNWPFPISLTMIHMSFCAALAFLLVRVFKLVEPITMSRDVYLSSVVPIGALYSLSLWLSNSAYIYLSVSFIQMLKALMPVAVYSIGVSFKKETFKTDTMVNMLSISFGVAIAAYGEARFDTWGVILQLGAVVFEATRLVLIQILLTSKGITLNPITSLYYVAPCCLAFLLVPWIYVEYPTLRDTSSFHLDYVIFGTNSLCAFALNLAVFLLVGKTSALTMNVAGVVKDWLLIAFSWSVIKDTVTPINLVGYGLAFLGVAYYNHSKLQALKAKEAQKKVPNADEEANNRLLEAESDGREEK, via the coding sequence ATGGGCAAAGGTGGCTCCCTGAGCGAAGGCGTGATCAAGAAGATCCTCCTCTCCTACACCTACGTCGCCATATGGATCTTCCTCAGCTTCACCGTCATCGTCTACAACAAGTACATCCTCGACAAGAAGATGTACAACTGGCCCTTCCCCATCTCCCTCACCATGATCCACATGTCCTTCTGCGCCGCCCTCGCCTTCCTCCTCGTCCGCGTCTTCAAGCTCGTCGAACCCATCACCATGTCACGTGACGTCTACCTCTCCTCCGTCGTCCCCATCGGCGCCCTCTACTCCCTCTCCCTCTGGCTCTCCAACTCGGCCTACATCTACCTCTCCGTCTCCTTCATTCAAATGCTCAAGGCCCTCATGCCCGTCGCCGTCTACTCCATCGGCGTCTCCTTCAAAAAAGAAACCTTCAAAACCGACACCATGGTCAACATGCTCTCCATCTCCTTCGGCGTCGCCATCGCCGCCTACGGAGAAGCCCGCTTCGACACGTGGGGTGTGATCCTCCAACTCGGAGCGGTTGTCTTCGAAGCCACTAGACTTGTCTTGATCCAAATCCTACTCACATCCAAAGGCATCACGTTGAATCCCATAACTTCCTTGTACTATGTTGCTCCGTGTTGCTTGGCTTTCTTGTTGGTGCCGTGGATCTACGTGGAGTACCCGACATTGAGAGACACGTCGAGTTTTCATCTCGATTATGTGATCTTTGGAACTAATTCGCTCTGTGCTTTCGCGTTAAATCTTGCTGTGTTCTTGCTCGTGGGGAAGACCTCGGCTTTGACGATGAATGTGGCGGGTGTGGTGAAGGATTGGCTCTTGATTGCGTTCTCTTGGTCTGTGATCAAGGACACTGTGACCCCGATCAATCTAGTGGGTTACGGCCTTGCGTTTTTAGGGGTTGCGTATTACAATCACTCGAAATTGCAGGCATTGAAGGCCAAGGAGGCGCAGAAGAAGGTGCCGAATGCGGATGAGGAGGCGAATAATAGGCTCTTGGAGGCTGAAAGTGATGGACGGGAAGAGAAGTGA
- the LOC101298972 gene encoding UPF0481 protein At3g47200-like, which yields MGGSDVAASTCDIETPSQTRTEKLGSVSAPSPLRCILSPPSRFRCIHQVPDRFRCEREKDYTPRVISIGPYHHGNKSLKRMEVHKKRYLDCFMERSHSKQNDYIEKIRGQEEELRKCYTETIELTRDEFVTMVLVDAIFLIEFLLRYPHGDSEDKNDYIFEIPMMLPDVQTDLLMLENQLPLFILEDLFSLYNPESDGGAKRLSIEFLLYQAGGSFGVKLGGKIHGETSIPNLFAIRFDDKWILKSRIPKNGILKIPKLKINDSTELILRNLIAFEQCSMSNPIICHYVILMDMLVDSSKDVELLVKHKIIENDLLGDDHELSSMINRLSKRIVHVTRTTSIMVLFVERWTSSAIRIGPNG from the exons ATGGGAGGAAGTGATGTAGCTGCTTCTACTTGTGACATAGAAACTCCATCGCAAACCAGAACGGAGAAGTTGGGAAGCGTGTCTGCCCCGTCCCCTTTGCGTTGCATCTTGTCTCCCCCGTCCCGTTTCCGTTGCATCCACCAGGTTCCTGATCGATTCCGCTGTGAACGCGAAAAGGACTACACACCTCGTGTAATCTCTATAGGCCCATATCATCATGGAAACAAATCCTTGAAGCGCATGGAAGTTCACAAAAAGAGGTACCTAGATTGTTTCATGGAGCGAAGCCATTCAAAACAGAATGATTACATAGAAAAAATAAGAGGCCAAGAAGAAGAACTGCGGAAGTGTTACACAGAGACCATTGAGCTTACCAGGGATGAATTTGTCACAATGGTTTTAGTCGATGCCATCTTCCTTATCGAGTTCTTACTTAGGTACCCGCACGGTGACTCGGAAGATAAAAATGACTACATCTTTGAAATACCAATGATGCTCCCGGATGTCCAGACTGACTTGCTGATGCTTGAAAATCAGCTTCCACTCTTCATTCTGGAGGACCTTTTCAGCCTGTACAATCCTGAGTCAGATGGAGGTGCTAAGCGGCTTTCCATAGAGTTTCTTCTTTACCAGGCCGGTGGCAGTTTCGGGGTAAAGTTGG GAGGCAAAATTCATGGTGAGACGTCAATCCCGAACTTGTTTGCCATAAGATTCGATGATAAATGGATTCTGAAGAGCAGGATTCCGAAGAACGGGATTCTGAAGATTCCAAAATTGAAGATAAATGATTCAACGGAGCTTATACTTCGAAATTTAATTGCCTTCGAACAATGCAGTATGTCTAATCCTATCATATGTCATTATGTTATCCTCATGGATATGTTGGTGGACAGTTCAAAAGATGTGGAGTTGCTTGTTAAGCACAAAATTATTGAAAATGATCTCTTAGGTGACGATCACGAGTTGTCTAGCATGATCAACCGCCTTTCTAAGCGGATTGTGCATGTGACCCGGACAACTTCTATTATGGTGCTCTTTGTGGAAAGATGGACAAGTTCTGCAATTCGAATTGGCCCAAATGGATGA